GGGAGATAAGAACTCATACGGCGCAGGGGCGTCTCACTGGGTGGATCCTGCTTTTTTTGCCGATTTTTATATTTATAATTATGAATTTTATTAACCCTGGCTATGCAAATATTTTGTTTGAAGACCCCAAGGGGCAGAAGGTATTTTATGCGGGGGTTGTGATGTTGATCGTCGGCGGGCTGGTGATTCGCCGCGTAGTCAATGAGATTGAGGTGTGAGTATGGGGACTAGCATTTTGTATGCCGCAATTGGGCTAACTCTGTTTTGCGTACTGATATTGATGATGGCTCCAATTGTGCTTCGCCCAACCGCGGAGGCGCAGAGATTTATCGAAGTGGTGCAAAGTAGCCGGCCCGACAGGCGGAAGATTGGTAGAAGGCAGCGATTTGAAGAGGGGTTGGTCTCTCTTATAGGAAAACTTCGATCGAAGCTTGGGATAGCGGCAAGCCAGAAGTCACAGGAGCGTCTCCAGTCAGCTGGTTTGCGTAGTACTTACGCACAGGACCTATTTTTTGCGGCGCAAGTTCTTACTCCGTTAGTTGGAGTTTTTGTCGGTAGTTTTGTTAGGGAGCAGACACTTTTTGCTGTTCTTGCATCTGCTGTTGTTGGATATGTTTTTCCTAATATTTGCCTGGATACTGCGATTCGCAGTCGCAGGCAGAAGATTGCTCGTAGTCTGCCGGATGCGGTGGATTTGCTGGTTATATGTATTAATGCTGGGCTTG
This is a stretch of genomic DNA from Granulicella sp. WH15. It encodes these proteins:
- a CDS encoding type II secretion system F family protein translates to MGTSILYAAIGLTLFCVLILMMAPIVLRPTAEAQRFIEVVQSSRPDRRKIGRRQRFEEGLVSLIGKLRSKLGIAASQKSQERLQSAGLRSTYAQDLFFAAQVLTPLVGVFVGSFVREQTLFAVLASAVVGYVFPNICLDTAIRSRRQKIARSLPDAVDLLVICINAGLGLDQALLRIGEELAISHPEIQGELSRVYLEQRAGRPRIEAWQNLATRTKIKEVSVFVSMLMQTDRFGTPIGKALSEFSEDLRQRRRQRAEEAAAKAKVKIIFPLVFFIFPCLFIVLLAPAFLSIMNGFQGMSR